One Bombus pyrosoma isolate SC7728 linkage group LG9, ASM1482585v1, whole genome shotgun sequence genomic window carries:
- the LOC122570801 gene encoding glycine-rich RNA-binding protein 3, mitochondrial-like, producing MKTTLIVLVVVLATTFAYPAYPGYSDYPGYPDVGEQVPDVPDVPLSRNVREANPDPSHFGYGGLGGFGGFGGHGRFGGYGGYGGYGGHGGYGGHGGYGGYGGYPYGGGSSSSAHAGSISSPFGSASFASAKAGSYGYGR from the exons ATGAAGACTACACTAATCGTTTTGGTCGTCGTGTTGGCTACCACTTTCGCTTATCCTGCATACCCTGGCTACTCTGACTATCCTGGCTACCCTGACGTTGGAGAGCAAG TTCCAGATGTTCCAGACGTCCCACTATCGAGAAATGTTAGAGAGGCAAATCCAGATCCCAGCCATTTCGGTTACGGTGGACTCGGCGGATTCGGTGGATTCGGTGGACACGGTAGATTCGGTGGATACGGTGGATACGGTGGATACGGTGGACACGGTGGATACGGTGGACACGGTGGATACGGTGGATACGGAGGCTATCCCTATGGAGGGGGCAGTTCTTCGTCTGCTCACGCCGGATCCATCAGCTCCCCATTCGGAAGCGCATCTTTCGCGAGCGCAAAGGCCgg AAGCTACGGATATGGGCGATGA
- the LOC122570795 gene encoding uncharacterized protein LOC122570795: MKLLTVLLLLFFLKVQYGSFAKLGSTENQTQEGQQRSVRVQRVSDREFPGNDYPRTESTIEEIVNLRAALLGSGDYFEKLRRDFPNLDNLMQQEARLMEEFIMVVRDLVEDGIVTLKNLDLAISEMMDTSAIPTSIKPMSKTDNGLANILNSLEQLDFYQRDGQGRENRENSRIPNRIESVNKLELKKAKTVGQLDNVMVKLHKHLTFVQSVFDKICRKHHSTLLTRSSSSDPGKFASMNQPKKVSIL, encoded by the exons atgaagctGCTAACAGTTTTGTTACTGTTATTCTTCTTGAAA GTACAGTACGGATCCTTCGCTAAATTAGGATCGACAG AAAATCAAACGCAAGAAGGTCAACAGCGAAGCGTCCGAGTTCAGCGGGTCTCTGACCGCGAGTTCCCCGGAAATGACTACCCTCGGACGGAAAGCACCATAGAAGAAATCGTGAATCTGCGTGCGGCTCTATTAGGAAGCGGCGATTATTTCGAGAAACTTCGGAGAGACTTTCCTAATTTAGACAATCTAATGCAACAGGAA GCTCGATTAATGGAGGAATTCATAATGGTCGTGAGGGACTTGGTCGAGGACGGCATCGTCACACTGAAAAATCTTGACCTGGCGATCAGCGAAATGATGGATACCAGCGCGATACCAACGTCCATAAAACCGATGTCGAAGACCGATAATGGTTTGGCGAATATTCTAAATTCGCTGGAACAGCTAGACTTTTACCAGCGTGACGGTCAGGGAAGGGAGAACCGGGAGAACTCGa GAATTCCAAACCGCATCGAATCGGTGAACAAGTTGGAATTAAAAAAGGCGAAGACAGTCGGACAATTGGACAACGTAATGgtgaaattacataaacaCTTGACTTTTGTTCAAAGTGTGTTTGACAAAATTTGCAG GAAACATCACTCTACGCTGTTGACTCGGTCGAGCTCAAGCGATCCTGGAAAGTTCGCGTCGATGAATCAGCCTAAGAAAGTGTCGATACTTTAG